From the Brachyspira suanatina genome, the window TTAATAGATATATGGGAATTAGTGTTAAGTCTATGGCAGGGTACATTTATTAAATTTGATTATATAACTTCAAATGCTCCGAATCCAGAAAATAAAATAGATATAGATAAAATATTATCTGAATTAAATGCATCTAGGGAAAATGATAGTACCAAAAATATTAATTTAAATGAAATAGATAAAATATATTCTTTAAATTTAACTAATTTTAAAAAATTGTGTAAGAATTTGATTCAAAATAAATTATCATATTCTATACTGCAAGAATATACTGATAATGTAATAAATTATAATTATGGAGATGAAGTTAATTATTTAGCATATCATGTAACAAAGAGCAGAAAGGACTTAACATTAATTTCTGTAAAAAGATGGAAAAATACTGAGGTAGGAGAACTTATAATCAGAGATTTTCTACTTATGGTAAATGAATCAGGGGCAAAAAATGGTATATTGATTCTGCCTGTAAGATTATCAAATAGTGCTAAAAGCTATGCAAAACATAATGATAAAATTACAGTTTATACAAGAAGCCAATTCAATTCATTTTTGAAAACTAATTTCATAAATTAAACTAATATAGAAAATTATATTTACAACTCTTATATTTATATAGTTATTTATATTATATAAAGAAAAATTAAAAATAATACTAAATATAGTTTTTCATAAACAGAATATATTTAAACTTTTTTAGTTTTTGTGTATAATAAGATAATAATATAAAACTGGATAAATATATGAGCGATAGTACATTATATATCATAATAGCTGCTATATTCATTATAATATTAATAGCTACAATTATAATGATAAAAAACATGTTCTCAAAAACCACAAATTCACCTAAAAAAAATGTAAGAAAAATGATGGAGGAATTACAAAAAAATATATCAGAAAATGAAAATGATTTGGATTCTATTTATCAATTAGCTATGTTAGAAGAGAAATATGGCGACTTAAATAGGGCATTAAGTAAATATGAAAAGTTGCTAAATTATCGATATTTTACGGATAATGATATTAGTGAAGTAGAAATATATAAAAAATTAGAGCCGGCATATTATCAATTAGGAGATAAAGAAAAAAGCTTTAAGTATTCTCTTTTAATTGCAAAAGCTGAACCTAATAATATTTACTATGCTCTCAAATTGGGTACTATATTAGGAAAAGAAGGCAAATACAAACTTGCTTGTGAACATTTCAACAAAGTAATAGTATCAAAAGAAAATATAGATATAGAAGAAGCAAAAGTAGCCGCATTATCTTTTTTTATGATTAAAGATTATAAAAAGTCTATAATATTTTTGGAAGAATTGTATAAAAAAATATCAAATAATAAAGAAATAGATGCATTAGAAATCTATAATCTTGAAATATTGATGATCTCTATGTATATATCAGCAGATGAGCTTAATAGAGTAATAGTATTTTTAGAGCAAATATTATCAAATAAAAGTATAAGCGATGATCATAGATTATATATAAACAAAATGTATATGTATACACTATATAAACTTTCTGATAATAACAGATTTAGAGAAATGTATAATAATATAAAAAGTCTATATAATTTAGAAGATGCTAATTATAAATATGCAAGCCTTATACTTGATTTTGCTTTTTATTCATATTTTTTAAAAGATATAGATGCTTCAATAATATTCTTTACAAAATTGAATTCTTTTCATAAATTAGAATATAGTATTTATTATTTAGAACAAATATTGCAGTATCTTAATGAAGTTAATAAAGCATTTGTACAATTAACTAAATTAAGAAATACTATGAAATTAAATGATGAAAAATATATAAATGAAAGATATGATAAATATATAGATAATGAATTAATAGAAATATGGGAAAAAGTATTAAAGTTATGGGAAGGAAATTTCTATAATTTTGACTATATTAATTCTCTAGTTGAAGTAGAAAATACAATTGATGTTGATAAAATACTGAATGAATATAATATGGAAAAGCAACTTAAAGATGATAGTAAGCATAACCGTAATACTAATATA encodes:
- a CDS encoding restriction endonuclease, with the translated sequence MSDSTLYIIIAAIFIIILIATIIMIKNMFSKTTNSPKKNVRKMMEELQKNISENENDLDSIYQLAMLEEKYGDLNRALSKYEKLLNYRYFTDNDISEVEIYKKLEPAYYQLGDKEKSFKYSLLIAKAEPNNIYYALKLGTILGKEGKYKLACEHFNKVIVSKENIDIEEAKVAALSFFMIKDYKKSIIFLEELYKKISNNKEIDALEIYNLEILMISMYISADELNRVIVFLEQILSNKSISDDHRLYINKMYMYTLYKLSDNNRFREMYNNIKSLYNLEDANYKYASLILDFAFYSYFLKDIDASIIFFTKLNSFHKLEYSIYYLEQILQYLNEVNKAFVQLTKLRNTMKLNDEKYINERYDKYIDNELIEIWEKVLKLWEGNFYNFDYINSLVEVENTIDVDKILNEYNMEKQLKDDSKHNRNTNIDSIYSLSMSNFKKLCQNIIQNKLSYSILQEYSDNIINYEYGDDVNYLAYPTGKSRKDLTLISIKRWKNTEVGELIIRDFLLMVNESGAKNGILILPVRLSNSAKSYAKHNEKITVYARSQFNSFLKSNFIN